One Gardnerella vaginalis genomic window, GTTGCTCCGAAGAAATTCACCATACCAGAAGTGGAAATAGGACGACCATCTGAAACGACCAGCGTAAGTCCACGAGCCACAGACATCATTGCTAATGTGGCAATAAATGACGGCAGCTTAAGAAAAGCATTAGCAACGCCAGAAATTAAGCCAAAAACTGCACCTGTAGCAATGCCAATAATAATAGTCAATATTGGAGGCAAGCCCATAGAAGCGCCGGTGTAAGCAACAAGCATGCTAGAAATTGCAGCAACTGCACCAACCGACAAATCAATTCCAGCTGAAACGATTACGAAAGTTTGGCCAAATGCCAAAATTGCTACCGTAGCCGCTTGAATTCCAACGTTGAGAATATTTACACTTGTTAAAAATGCAGGCGTAGCGCAAGAAAGCGCTGCACACAAAATAATCAAACCAATAAGTGCACCATTACGAGATGCAAACTTTTTTAACGTTGGCAAAAAGCCTTTGTCGTCTGCACCATACCCTAAACGGTGAGATTTTTCGCTCTTTGTAGCACCCATAACAAATACTCCTTTAACGAGTTTCCAACAGTTCACAGCACCTATTTGCGCTTTTCAAACTGCAGAACGCAAGTTTTACGTTTTACAAGTAATCTTTCAATTTTTAATTTTTCAATATGACTTCACGCCATGTTGTTTATTGTTATTTATTGCTATTTATCTGATTCACTAAGATGCGTTACAGCAAGTTCCATAACCTTTTCCTGCGTAGCCTCGCTTGCAGCAAGCTCTCCACTGATCTTGCCGTTTGACATTACAAGAATACGATCAGACATTCCTAGAACTTCAGGTAAATCTGACGAAGCCATAAGTACTGCTCCACCGTTTTCAACGATATTGTTAATAAGCTCATAGATTTCAACGCGAGCGCCAACATCAACGCCACGAGTAGGCTCATCCAAAAGCAGCACTTTTACGTTTGCCATAGACCACTTGCCAAATACGATTTTTTGCTGATTTCCACCAGAAAGTGAACCAGCAAGCTGATCAATATTTGCCATGCGAATACGCAATTTCTCTGCAGTCTCTTCTTCATGCGCACGCTGACCTTTCAAATCTGCAAAACCAGCATGAGATGTAGGAATTAACGTAGAGATTCCAAGATTATCTGCAACAGAGGCTTCCAAAATAAGGCCTTGCACGCGACGATCTTCTGGCACTAATCCAAGACCTGCAGCAATGCTGCCAGCAATATTTGCTTTAGGAATCACTTTTCCGTCTACAGTAACAGATCCCGAATCGTAAGTATCCGCTCCAAATATTGCACGAAGAACCTCAGTCCTACCAGCACCAACCAAGCCCGCAAGCCCAACGACTTCTCCAGCATGAACGCTAAAAGACACATCCTCAATAGCACCTTTTCGCGTTAATCCTTCTACTTTTAGCAATTCCTTGCCTTGATGCCTATTTCCATGTGGGAACTGATTAGTTATATCGCGTCCAACCATTAACCTTACAAGTTCTTTTTCTGGAACATCTGCACTAACAGTGTCAACGTATTTTCCATCTCGAAGTACGGTTACTACATCTCCAACTCGTGCAATCTCGTCCAAATGGTGAGAAATAAATACCATTCCAACATTTTTAGATTTCAGATCTGCAATAATGCTGAATAATTGTTCACACTCACGCTTTGTAAGTGCTGCTGTTGGTTCGTCAAGAATAAGAATAGATGCATGTTGCATAAGCGCTTTAGCAATTTCTACCATTTGTTGACGAGCCACTCCAAGCTCTCCCATTGGCTTATCTACATCTTCTTCTAAGCCAATAACTTGCAATGCCTCTTTTGCTTTAGATCGCATAGTTGCGCGATCAACAAAACCAGCTTTGGTCGGTAGCATGCCAAGAAACAGATTTTCCATAATGGAAAGTTCAGGCACTAAATTTAACTCTTGGTGTATTACAGCAATACCTAATTTGCGCGCAGAATCTACATTAGGAATACGCACCGTTTTGCCGTTAATCTCAATATGACCTTTATCTGGCTGATAAATGCCACTCATCATTTTAATAACAGTTGACTTGCCAGCACCATTTTCACCAAGTAGAACATGAACTTCACCTGGCTTTACTTTTACTGACACATTGTCAACTACAGTAGAATTACCGAATATTTTCGATACTCCTACTAATGACAGCTCCGTCATGTTTAGCCTCTTCCTTCGCTATAGCAACAATGCAATCGCGAAATTACCATTGATTACGTCAAGTTATTGTTTGTTTAATTACGTTTATATTGACTTGCAAATTGCGAATACAACATTAAGTACAATGCGCAGAGTACAGAGTACGAACAATGTTCACTCAAACAATTAATACACGTACAACAAAGTTACAGTGCAATAATCAGTTGAGATACTGATAGATAAACCATTAAATAATGACGATATTTTGCAGCTTTTTACGAATCTATGCTCGCCCTAGCGATTCGCGAGGGATATACACAGTTTCTACACGCTGCGATTTAACGTCACCATTATTCTCAAGCATATCTAAAAACAGTGCAGCACTTATGTGGCCAATGCGTTGAACTTGCTGTGAAATCACAGAAATACGTGGAGTTGCTAGGCGAAACACTTCTACATCATCGAAAGAAATCAATGATATATCTTTGCCTATTACTAATCCTTCTTGAGCCATCACTTGCATTACTCGCAACGCATCTGGCGAATAGCCAATAATAAGAGCTTTCACTCCAACATTAATCATGCGATGCATTACGCTTGCACACGACGACTGGTCAAATCCTGTTGATTCTACGAATACATGCTCTTCGCCAAATATCTCTGAAGCCACGGTTCTAAATGCTTGCTCACGTTCTTGCAACGATGGCGAAGCAATAATTGGGCCAGAAATATAGCCAACTGAGTGAAAACCATGTTGCAGAACATCTAACAGCGCATCACGAATGCCCTTTGCCGGGTCTGAATCAACTACTGGCACGTGTTCTAAGCCGCCAGCTTGCGGTTCTACGTGGCGATCCATAAACAGCATAGGGAGTCGCTGCTCAATCAGCTTTCTCATAGCTTCAGTAACTTCGCCTTGAGGAACTATAATCGCCCCATCAATACGTTGAGAAAGAATACTGGTTATAAATGAATCTTGACGAGATGCACTTTCAGATGATGTTCCTATAAATGCACAATAGCCTGCCTCAAACAATGAGTCTTGAACAGTGTAAGCGAGTTCGGCAAAATATGCGTTACGAATGTCTGGCACAAGCAGTCCTACTGTTTTTGTGCGTAACGATCGCATTGCTTGCGCGCGCGAATCTGGGATATAACCTAATTGAGCAACCGCACGCTCAACTTTTGCCTTGGTGTTTGCCGATATACGACCCGTGTTGTTTAATGCACGAGACACAGTTGACACTGATATTCCAGCATGTTGTGCAACATCGCGAATCGTAATATACGTCATAGCACCTCCCATCGGTAACACTATACAAAACTATACAAGTACAGCATTTAAGATTATTTACATTGCAATTTATATGCTCTGATTTTCTCTTGTATTCTATATTCTAAATTACGTTTTTCCATATACTCCTCTCTTTTGAGAGAATCACACTATGCATCTATGCATACGATGTTTTTACTAACCTCAATCTCACTAAGTAGCTTCATCAGCGCTGACCAAAGTCACCCATGAGATAACGTTTTCACACCCTTCTTACTTCCGTAGTAAGTCTTGTGCGGTAACGTTACCGCAACTATAACATTTAAAAAGCGCAATTGCAAGATAAAAATACTAAGAAATTTATATTATTAAAATAATTATTAGTAAAATGAAATAATCTAAAAATACGAATAGATAAGATTAAATAAGACACAATAAAAGAAGACGAAACTAGGCTATATTAAACAAGACTAAACAAAGCTAGAGAAGACAGCTAGAAAAGACTTGAGTAAATCAAACCTACCTGCGATTCTTAAAAATCTACTCTTAAAAATCTACCTGCAATTCTTAAAAAAATCGCTTAGAATCTGAACACACTGCGATTCACAAACAGAACCAAAAACTTGCGGATGCGAGCCAACATGAGGATCTCGCAGAATATCCCAAACAGATCCACATGCGCCAAGTTTTGAATCCCATGCGCCAAAAACAACACGCTTTATATGTGTTTGTAAAATCGCGCCAGCGCACATAGGACAAGGTTCTAAAGTAACAACAAGCGTGCAATCACTAAGATTCCAAGACTTTTGACCCTCTGCTGCTTGCCTAATCGCAAGAACTTCTGCGTGAGAAAGAGGGTCAGAGTCTCGCTCACGAAGATTAGAGCCGCGCCCAATAATCACTCCAGAGCCGTCTACAACAACAGCTCCAACTGGAACTTCTCCGCAATCGGCAGCAGTTCGCGCAAGTCGCAAAGCTTCTTGCATGAGTGGAACATATTCGCGCGCGCCGAAAGTCACATTAACCCCGAAGAAATATTGTGCAGCGCAAGCCAAGAGCGAATATCACCAAGTTCTTCCATATGAACAGCATGGTCAAGCCCGCGATAACGTTTCTCCTCAAGCCACGTATGTTCCTCAAGCCAGGCTGCAGCCGCTGAAAACTCGTAAGGAGCAATAACAGCATCATCCAAACCATAACCAAAGAAAACAGGCGTATTAAGATCCGCAAGAACATCATCATTAAGAGAAATATCCTTGGCAATATTAGGAGCTACAAAGCCAGAAAGTGCAACGGCTGCACGATAACGCTCAGGGTTAAGCCTGAGAATATGAACAGCAAGAGCAGCACCCTGCGAAAAACCAAATGGCACAACAGCGCGATCTTCAGGAACGTTCGCAGCAACCCACTCGTCAATTGCAGCAGCTGCAGCATACATATCTCGATCTAAGTCATCTCCCTGAGGAACAGCATCATGGAACCAGCTGTAAGCGCCTTGATCTAATCGAAGCGGAGCACGAAGAGAAATCGCATCATTATAAGGGGCAACAACGCGCAGCAAATCAAGCAAATCATCCTCATTGGAACCCCACCCGTGCAGAAGCAAAAGAAGAGGTCTTGTAGCGTAAGCCGACGCTTCTCCGCGAGAATACTTAGCAGCGCTTACATGCAAATCTTCGCCGAAACGTCCTGGAACAACGCTAGATTCGCGACCAGCATGGAGACCATTTGAAGCGCTTGCAGCACTGTCTTCGCTGCCAAAATCGCCATTATTGTCGTTATTGTCAAACTCGCCGTTGTCGAACTCATCTGAGATCACACCGTTATGATTAGTCATATCTACAGCATACGGCACAGCTTTGGCATTTATAACCCTTGTAACCCGAACACTGCGCTAAACGCGTAAACGCTACATAAAAATTTAACCCCGACCGTTTAAGTCGGGGTTTAAATTAAAGGAAAAAATATGAATAAGCTTTCGTGAATTACTTTTTAAGTTTTTCACTAATATTATGAAAACACATAATCCTTAGTGCTGCTAGTACATTAGCTGATAAGTTCCTGAAAGTTTGCTACTTTTCCCCTGATTTTTCTTGATATTCGTTGCTAATCTTACAAATTTAGACTTTCAAATCTAGATTTTCAACTCTAATCTTATAAATTTAATCTTCCAAATTTGCGCGATAGAAGTTCTCATAAGACCTAGATGGTGTTGGACCACGCTGACCTTGATAGTGAGATCCGTTAACAGAAGATCCGTAAGGATTTTCGCAAGGAGAACTCAGCTTAAAGAAGCACATTTGACCAATCTTCATGCCTGGCCACAATTTAACTGGCAGAGTGCTAACGTTTGAAAGCTCCAAGGTGATATGACCTTCAAAACCTGGATCAATAAAGCCAGCCGTAGAATGAGTTAAAATTCCAAGACGACCAAGAGAGCTTTTACCTTCTAAGCGCGCCGCAATCGTAGAATCCAACTTCACATACTCCCAAGTGGAACCAAGAGCAAACTCGCCAGGATGCAAAATCCAAGGCTCATCAGGCGCAACCGCAAACTGCTCAGTAAGCTCGCCTTGATTTTCTGCAGGATCCACGTATGTGTAAGCATGATTATTGAACAATCGGAAGAATCGGTCGAGCCGCACGTCAATCGACGCAGGCTGTACCATTTCTGGGGTCCATGGGGTCAAATCAATATGACCCTCGTCATGAGCTTTGAGGATGTCGCGATCAGACAACAGCATAACGTCAAATCTCCTTGCGATAAAACTTCGTAAAACAAACACTTAAACACTGATACGCCAAGTGTAGCGCGTGCCGCGGTCGAAAATATTAGGCAGAAATCGCAGCAGAGGAAGCAGCTTTGCGTCTAGACATAAATCGCAAAACGCACTTTCTTAACTCCGAAGCAATAAGCACAACCATTGAAAGACCAAGGCACTCCACCCACTCCATAAAGTCGAGCGGAACTGTGCCAAACGGACCATTAAGGAATGGTATATAAATTACAGCAAGCTGCAACACTACGGAAACTGCGATTGCACCCCAAAGCCAACGATTTGCGAACAAGCCAACAAACACGCTTTGCAAATGCGAGCGAGATGCAAGAGCATTAAGCATTTGAGCAAACACAAGAATAGTGAAGCCCATTGTGCGCGCGTGAGTCATTTGAGCTGCATGAGTTAAAACAGTTGTGGAGCGGTCTGTAAACAATCCGCCAGCCAAATGCATATCCATGCCAATCAGCGTTATAGCTGCCATAATCACGCCAATAAACACAATGTCTCCCCACATTGGCTTATCAATAACGCTATCCGTAAGTCTTCGCGGACGCCTATTCATAACATCATCCGTTTGCGGATCAACACCCATTGCGAGCGCAGGAGCAGCGTCCGTAAGCAAATTAATCCACAAAAGCTGCGTTGCAAGCAAAGGCAAAGTCACGCCAACAGAGTTTGGCTGCGTAATTCCCAAAGCGCCAGCAAACACTACGCCACCAAAAACAGTGAACACTTCGCCAACATTGGAGCTAAGCAAATATCTCAAGAATTTACGAATATTGTCGAAAATTCCGCGACCTTCGCGCACTGCTGCAACGATTGTAGAGAAGTTGTCGTCTGCCAAAATCATCTTTGCAGATTCTTTAGTGACTTCCGTACCCGTAATGCCCATTGCAACGCCAATATCTGCCGACTTTACAGCAGGAGCATCGTTTACGCCGTCGCCAGTCATAGCAACAATATTGCCTTGCCTTTGTAGCGAGGAAACAATCGCAAGCTTGTGTTCTGGAGCAACGCGCGCGTACACGCTAGTTTTACTTATAGCTTCATCAAAAGCAATATTATCGTCGTTGCGCGAAAGCAACTCGTCAAGCTCATCGCCAGTAAGCGCATGCTCATCTTTTCCGATAATGCCAAGGTCGCGAGCGATTCGAGCAGCAGTAAGCGGATGATCGCCAGTAATCATAACAGTTCGAATTCCAGCACGATGCGCTTGAGCAACGCTATCTCGAACTTCGATTCTAGGAGGATCAATAATCGCGACCATGCCGTTCCAAATCAAATCAGACTCCAAAACATCACTTTGTTCAGCAACGTCTGCTATTTGACCTGCAGCGTTAGAAACCATGCCGTCAACTTTAGCTAAACTATCTACGCCAAGCGGCCTATACGCCATTGCAAGAGTGCGATACGCTTCTCCAGATAGCTTTTCCACGTTTGCAAGAATTTCTTCGCGATCTCCGTCTGTAAGAGGACGAACAGCGCCAGCAACTGCGATTCGCGTGCAATAAGAAAGCAAAACATCTGGAGCGCCTTTAGCGCAAACAATAAGATTCCCAGAATCCGACCCGTCTTTAACAACAACAGACATGCGTTTGCGCTCAGAAGTAAACGGCACTTCCGCAACGCGACTAAGATGCGCATAACGCTTGTCCGCCTTGGTTTTGCGAGCCGCAACAATAAGCGAAACCTCGGTAGGGTCGCCAACTGGCTGCCATGCGTCAGATGATTCATTATGGTGCAAATCGCCATCGTTTGCTAAATACCCAGATCCAAGCGCGCCAATCACCTCTGTTGCTAGAGCTGGAGGAACAGCCAAATCCGCATCTAAAGAATCAAGCAAAACCATTCGTCCCTCTGGCTTATACCCACTCCCCGTAAGCTGCACCTGGCCACTAGGCGTTATAACACGCTCAACAGTCATTTCGTTTCGAGTTAAAGTACCCGTTTTGTCGGAGCAAATAACAGATGCGGAGCCAAGCGTTTCTACAGACGAAAGCTTTTTAACAACAGCATGATGCTTTACCATGCGCTGCACGCCAAGCGCAAGAACAACCGTTAAAATAGCAGCCAAGCCTTCTGGAACAGCAGCAACAGCAAGAGATACCGAAAGAAGCAAAGAATCTATAACATCTTCAATAGTGCGGAACCCTTCAAGCGCCCACATAGACGCAAGCACAACGGCTGCAATAATACACACTGCGATTCCAAGAACCTTAGATACGCGAACCATCTCCTTCTCGAGAGGAGTGGCTTCTTCTTGCGCACTAGAAAGCATATCCGCGATTTTTCCAACCTGAGTTTTCATGCCAGTAGACGTGACGATTGCGCGACCAGTGCCCTGCGTTACGGCAGTGCCATTAAACACCATGTTTGTGCGGTCTGCCAAAGATTTTGGCGAAGCTAGAGTTTCTGGACGCTTGCTAACAGCAACCGATTCTCCCGTAAGGCTTGCTTCTGCAACGCGCAAAGAAGCGGCTGCAATAAGCCTTGCATCTGCAGAAACAGCATCACCTTCGCCAAGAACCAAAATATCTCCAGGCACAACATCCGCCGTATCTATGCGCATAACTCGCCCATCTCTAAGAACAGACGTTTGCGGAGCGCTCATTTTTGCCAGCGCTTCAACTGCTTCTTGCGCGCGCGACTCTTGAATATAGCCCAAAACTGCGTTTGCTATAAGAATCACGATTATAACTATTGAGTCAAACGGCAAAACTTCGCCGCCACTTTCACCACCATGTTGTGCGCGCTCAACAAACCATGCGATTGCGGAAATAATAGTAGCCGCTATAAGCAAGTAAACAAGCGGATCTTTAAACTGTTCGAGGAATCTCTTCCACGCTGGTGTTTTAGGAGCGCTAGCTAAAACGTTCGGGCCAAATTGCGCGAGCCTTTTAGCCGCCTCATCACTACTTAAACCCGTAGAAACGTTTACATTAAGCGAATTTGCAACATTTTGCACGTCTTGTAATGACGGATCTTTGGATTGATCGCTTTGATCAACCATATTTTCCCCCTTGGGAGCGCCGCGGAGTAGTCAATAATCAAAATTTTTACGCAAAGTTGACTCAAAATCTTGATTATTGCGCGGTTGTGGATTATTGCAATAACAATAATTAAGTACCGTTCTATTATGCCACATAAAGCGCCAAATACTAATGCCTCGCTAATGCAGCGCCAAAGCATCGTCAATGCCTCGGGGGCATGTGAAAATAGGAATATGGCTATGAAAAAAGGACCGACCAAGGGGTCGGGTGGAAAACATCGTAATGCATTGCGCGGCAAGGGACCTACTCCTAAGGCAGAAGACCGCGTTTACCATAAGGCTTATTTCGCTAAAAAGGCTGCGATTAAGCGCACGTTTGCAGATCCGCGTTTGGCAGCTAGACGAAGAGTAGATAAGTTGGGCACAGATAGCGACGAGTTGGTAATTGGGCGAAATGCAGCTCTTGAAGCTTTGCGCGTAGGCGTTCCTAGCACGCAGCTTTATGTTGCAAATCGCATTGAGCATGACGATCGCACGCGCGAAATTGTTAAGCTTGCTGGCATGCAAGGCTTGCGACTTTTGGAAGCGGATCGCTTGGAGATGGATCGCATTGCTCACAGCACCAATCATCAAGGCATTATATTAAAGGTGCAGCCTTATCAATATTATTCGCTGCAAGAGCTTGTTGATCGCGCAGAAAAGAAGTCTCGCGCTATGGAAGCAGCGGATTCTGCATCCGCTCGCATTAACGCGCGCCCATTGTTTATAGCGCTAGATGGAGTTACCGATCCACAAAATCTTGGTGCTGTTATCCGATCCGCAGCCGCTTTTGGCGCAAATGGCGTAATTTTGCCAGAGCGCAGAAGCGCATCTGTTACAGCTGCCGCTTGGAAGGTTTCTGCGGGCGCTGCAGCACATTTGCCTGTTGCTAGAGTTGTGAATTTAAACAAGGCGATTCAAGGTTTGCGCGAGCGCGGATGGTATGCGATTGGTCTTGACGGTGGCGGCGACAAGCTTGTTGGCGAAACTGGTTTTGAAACCGATCCGCTTGTTGTAGTTCTTGGAAGCGAAGGCAAGGGCATGAGTCGCCTAACGCGTGAAGCTTGCGATGCTATTGCTGGAATCCCAATTTCTAGCGCTGTCGAATCGCTTAACGCATCCGTTGCAGCTGGAATCAGCTTGTATGCTGTTGCTAACGCTCGCAGGCTTGCCGCCTTGAGTCAAAATTAGTAATTAGCATTGCGAATTAAGAGTTAACACTCATGCGGATTTTTAAGCCACGCAATTTACAAGATTCACATAACGCGCGCACATTGGCTTTATTATTAGCTTTTGTTTTATACATTGCGATTATTGCAATCGTAATGTGTTTCCACGAACCTTGGTTTGACGAAGCTCAAAGCTGGCTGATTGCGCGCGATTCGTCGCTTACAGACATTATTAGCGTTAGAACGCATTACGAGGGTCACCCTCCTTTTTGGAATCTTTTGCTTGCGATCGCAGCTAAAAATGGCGTTCCATACGAGTTTGGAATTAAGGGTATTCAACTGGTTTGCGCAAGCCTACTGGGTGCGTGGCTTATTTTTAAGTCGCCTTTTAAAAGCGCAAGCAGCCTTGCAACTTTTCTTATTCCGTTTACTTATTTTGCTTGCTTCCAGTACGGTGTTACATCGCGACCATACGCTTTGCTTTGCTTAAGCTTGCTAGTAGCGGCACATTATTGGAATAGTGCGGATTCTAAAACTTCTAGCGCTTGGAAACTTGCGATTAGTCTTATGTTTATGTGCTTGCTTAGCGTGTATGGGATTGCATTTGCTGCAGGCTTTACAATTGCTTGGATTTGGCGAGTTTTTAGCAAGAATATTAGCAAAACTCTTAATTTTAGCTCCATTCTTCACGCGATTAAAGCAACAATCGCATCAAATTGGTCGCGACTTATATCTTGGGGATTAATCGCCATTTTTGGCGCTGCAAACCTTGCTCTTGCATGGCCAGCAAAAAACGCATTCGCAACTCGCGCAACGATTGATGGCAATTCAACAATTGCAAAATGCTTCGCTTTTATATTCGTAATGCCTTCCGAAAGCATGTTTACAAGCTTTTATGGCGATATTTCAATGCGAAGAATGCCTTTTGACTTTTTGCCAATTGCAATATGCACGCTGTTTAGCCTTGCGATTTGGGCGTTTGCCATTAGAATCGCCAAGCGCAGAAAACTCCTTACAGCTCTTGTAATCCCTTATTTTGTCCTTACAATCGTAGCTGTTCGCTATTTTACGCTTCACCACGCAGGTCTAATATTTGTGTTTTTGCTTAGTGTGCTTTGGATTAGTCACATAAAAGAGCCGCTTAGTACAAAAGATATTCCTGCGATTTTTGTTAAAGTCGCCCCTACTAAATTCAGATTTATAAAAAACAAAGCTTTTAAAATCAACCTACTAATATCGATAATCCTTGCACCAAGCCTAATTTGGAACGCGTTTGCTTGCGTAAACGACATTCTGTTTGACTATTCGCCTTCTAGAGCTGTAGCACAATACATATCTAGTAATCACTTGCAAAATAAGCGTTTTGTAGCATCTTGGCTCCATAACGACGAGCAGGTTGACGAAAGTGGAAAAGTTATTTCTCACGAAGAAAACGACACTCACCAATATTCGTGGCTTTTAATAGGCGCAAACCCTTATTTTTCTAAAAATCTTATAGATTGCGCTTACGAAAACAAGACCTTTATAACGAATGAAAGCCCTACTGCAAGCCAGCAAGCACAAGAGTTGACGGATTGTGCTGCAAAGGGCGAGCCAGAATTTTTTGTTAGCGAATCCAGCCAGCCGTGGTACTACTTCTTGGCTTTAAACTACAACATTTCGCATTACAATGCGCACGCTGTTTCCAACGTTAAAACGTCTTGGAAAGCTTGGGTTTATGAAAGCACGTCTACTATTTACGAGCGCAAAGCGCATATAAAATAAGCAAAAACGATTGTTTCGCAATCGCTAAAGCAGCTCAATCTTTGGATGCTCGGCTCTAAACTCGTTTGTATGCGAATCGCTAGCATACCCAAGCGCAAATCCAGTTAAAAGCTCCATGTTTTCTGGAACGTCAAACTCCGCGTTTAGCGGATCTCGCCAGGTCGCCAAAACTCCAAGCGGACAAGAGTCAACGCCTAAATCTTTAGCAGCAAGAAACAGCGTTTGTAGCATAAGACCTGCATCCATTGCAGCAAATGGCATAAAGTCGCGTCTAGCTAAAACAAAGCCAATAACGGGTGCTCCAAAAGCTTCGAAATTTCTGCGCGTATGGGCGTTCCTGGCTGCAAAATCGTGCCTTTCGATTCCTAAATGCGAATATAACGCTAGACCGAGTTTAGCGCTTCGCTGTTTTAGATCGTCGGGGTACGGCTTTGCAACAGGAACGTCGCCATTAGGCGCTGACTCTTGAGCAAACTGAGCGCGCTCAGATTCGCTCAAACTCTTATCTTTGGCTTTAAGCATTGCATTGCACTTATCTAAATAAGCTTTTACAATGCGATCTTTTTTGCCACCTTGCGCAATCGCAAGCGCGTAAGCTCTTGTGTCGCTCCAGCTTGGCGCAAGAGAAGCAGTGTGCAATATTGACTCTAAAACGTTTTGCTCAATCGGCTTGTTTAAAAAGTCGCGTGCAGAAAACCGCTCCGATGCAAGTTGGCCAAAATCTTTGTAAGTCATACTATCAGTTTACCAGAAACCGAATGGGTCAAAAATGCCACCATCGTCGGAATCGTCGTCTCCGCCTCGAGGGAGCTGATCCAAAGGATCATCATCTCCATCTGAAGAATCGCCTCCATTGTTGTTCTGGCTCTTCTTATCGGAAGAATCAGGCTTTTTACTTCCGCGCTTCCTCAAGGATCGAGGGTCTTGACGAGTTGCGCCATTAACAGCAGCTTCTTCTTGGTTAAACTTGACTGTTAGATTGACAGTTCCGTTACCACGAACAACTGTTATTGTTGCCTTATCTCCCAAAGCGGTAGCGCGCACAAATCCCAAAAGCGAATAATTGCTTGTCACAGGCTTTCCATTAAACGCCACGATTGTATCTCCAGCACGCATTCCGCCTTTTGCTGCAGGAGCGCCAGGAGTTACAGACGCCACTTGAGCGCCGCCGCGCGTAATGTTATTTTGCGTTACGTTCACGCTTTTAACCATAATTCCAAGAGCAACGTGCTTTACAGAACCATTCTTAATAATCTCGTTTACTACGCGCTTAACAAGATTGGATGGAATAGCAAATCCAATTCCAATAGACCCTGCTGTGCCACCTCTAGCAGAAGTTGCGGCAATAGAAGAATTAATACCGATTACTTTTCCAGCAGCATCAAAAGTTGGTCCGCCAGAATTACCAGGATTGATTGCAGCGTCAATTTGCACAGCATTTGTTACAATTTCCGAACGACTCTGATCATCCATAACGGAAACTGGGCGATTAAGCGCGGAAACAATGCCTGTTGTAGCAGTATCGTCGTAACCAAGAGGATTTCCAATTGCCATCACAGGTTCTCCAACAGCAAGCGCATCAGAATTAGCAAACTCAACTGGCTTTACGTTACTTGGTAAACCGTCTACTTTAAGCACAGCCAAATCGGTAGTTTTATCGGTTCCAACAAGCTTTGCCTTGTAAATCTGGCCATTAGATAGCGTTACTTGCAACTGTTGCATTCCAGCAATAACGTGATTG contains:
- a CDS encoding ABC transporter permease, whose product is MGATKSEKSHRLGYGADDKGFLPTLKKFASRNGALIGLIILCAALSCATPAFLTSVNILNVGIQAATVAILAFGQTFVIVSAGIDLSVGAVAAISSMLVAYTGASMGLPPILTIIIGIATGAVFGLISGVANAFLKLPSFIATLAMMSVARGLTLVVSDGRPISTSGMVNFFGATICGIPMPIVMMIIMGVISAIILNFTTIGRSMYAVGGNMEASRLSGINIHKTQIMVFILSGVFAAVAGLVIAGRLHSAQPQAATGYEMDAIASVVIGGASLSGGKGKISGTFVGAILLAVIRNGLNILNVSSFWQQVVIGLVIAFAVSLDTLRRKEDTH
- a CDS encoding nucleoside deaminase is translated as MTFGAREYVPLMQEALRLARTAADCGEVPVGAVVVDGSGVIIGRGSNLRERDSDPLSHAEVLAIRQAAEGQKSWNLSDCTLVVTLEPCPMCAGAILQTHIKRVVFGAWDSKLGACGSVWDILRDPHVGSHPQVFGSVCESQCVQILSDFFKNCR
- a CDS encoding sugar ABC transporter ATP-binding protein, with amino-acid sequence MTELSLVGVSKIFGNSTVVDNVSVKVKPGEVHVLLGENGAGKSTVIKMMSGIYQPDKGHIEINGKTVRIPNVDSARKLGIAVIHQELNLVPELSIMENLFLGMLPTKAGFVDRATMRSKAKEALQVIGLEEDVDKPMGELGVARQQMVEIAKALMQHASILILDEPTAALTKRECEQLFSIIADLKSKNVGMVFISHHLDEIARVGDVVTVLRDGKYVDTVSADVPEKELVRLMVGRDITNQFPHGNRHQGKELLKVEGLTRKGAIEDVSFSVHAGEVVGLAGLVGAGRTEVLRAIFGADTYDSGSVTVDGKVIPKANIAGSIAAGLGLVPEDRRVQGLILEASVADNLGISTLIPTSHAGFADLKGQRAHEEETAEKLRIRMANIDQLAGSLSGGNQQKIVFGKWSMANVKVLLLDEPTRGVDVGARVEIYELINNIVENGGAVLMASSDLPEVLGMSDRILVMSNGKISGELAASEATQEKVMELAVTHLSESDK
- the dcd gene encoding dCTP deaminase yields the protein MLLSDRDILKAHDEGHIDLTPWTPEMVQPASIDVRLDRFFRLFNNHAYTYVDPAENQGELTEQFAVAPDEPWILHPGEFALGSTWEYVKLDSTIAARLEGKSSLGRLGILTHSTAGFIDPGFEGHITLELSNVSTLPVKLWPGMKIGQMCFFKLSSPCENPYGSSVNGSHYQGQRGPTPSRSYENFYRANLED
- a CDS encoding alpha/beta hydrolase, translating into MTNHNGVISDEFDNGEFDNNDNNGDFGSEDSAASASNGLHAGRESSVVPGRFGEDLHVSAAKYSRGEASAYATRPLLLLLHGWGSNEDDLLDLLRVVAPYNDAISLRAPLRLDQGAYSWFHDAVPQGDDLDRDMYAAAAAIDEWVAANVPEDRAVVPFGFSQGAALAVHILRLNPERYRAAVALSGFVAPNIAKDISLNDDVLADLNTPVFFGYGLDDAVIAPYEFSAAAAWLEEHTWLEEKRYRGLDHAVHMEELGDIRSWLALHNISSGLM
- a CDS encoding LacI family DNA-binding transcriptional regulator; the protein is MTYITIRDVAQHAGISVSTVSRALNNTGRISANTKAKVERAVAQLGYIPDSRAQAMRSLRTKTVGLLVPDIRNAYFAELAYTVQDSLFEAGYCAFIGTSSESASRQDSFITSILSQRIDGAIIVPQGEVTEAMRKLIEQRLPMLFMDRHVEPQAGGLEHVPVVDSDPAKGIRDALLDVLQHGFHSVGYISGPIIASPSLQEREQAFRTVASEIFGEEHVFVESTGFDQSSCASVMHRMINVGVKALIIGYSPDALRVMQVMAQEGLVIGKDISLISFDDVEVFRLATPRISVISQQVQRIGHISAALFLDMLENNGDVKSQRVETVYIPRESLGRA